Proteins encoded by one window of Cystobacter ferrugineus:
- a CDS encoding M16 family metallopeptidase produces MRSTRLALPVRATVALLLLAPAVLAAPFEVESFQPSPKHPLLLLAPREANRSTLTIVFNVGAVDDKLVNGLTRVSQHALLHANSRGTYESLVTAMYGAAATLEMRTGLHESRFTLTAPPQDFDALARTLLTSVLSPKLDPRRFEATLERAKNDSQPLDPEVWLELLLARPLIEDSRYKDPNIGSLYNAEGISLDAVREHVSRMLAPCNATVIATGRFNAKALRKLVSGFRGGVALEHPRPKLKLPYQRRVLASREVQVLAYPIHLQTPREAAAARVLASLLEERLFQQLRNAAVGYSFTSAPLLTTRLDALALVLPAAESSGIDLGPFLREEMHAVSQGQLEPGTFERHQQSTLVRLRLADRDPRRVAEELRTARQRPAWYGPELPTHIQSLTPEALREVASTWLREESSIQIHFVTDLEGRK; encoded by the coding sequence ATGCGCTCCACACGTCTCGCGCTCCCCGTCCGCGCCACAGTGGCGCTCCTGCTGCTGGCTCCCGCGGTGCTCGCCGCGCCTTTCGAGGTGGAGAGCTTCCAGCCCTCGCCCAAACATCCGCTGCTGCTGCTCGCCCCGCGCGAGGCGAACCGCTCCACGCTCACCATCGTCTTCAACGTGGGCGCCGTGGATGACAAGCTCGTGAACGGGCTCACGCGCGTCTCCCAGCATGCGCTGCTGCACGCCAACTCGCGCGGCACCTACGAGTCCCTGGTGACCGCCATGTACGGCGCGGCCGCCACCCTCGAGATGCGCACCGGGCTGCACGAGAGCCGCTTCACCCTCACTGCCCCACCCCAGGACTTCGACGCGCTCGCCCGCACGCTGCTCACCTCCGTCCTCTCCCCCAAGCTCGACCCCCGGCGCTTCGAAGCCACGCTCGAGCGGGCCAAGAACGATTCGCAGCCACTCGACCCGGAGGTGTGGTTGGAGTTGCTGCTCGCCCGCCCCCTCATCGAGGACTCCCGCTACAAGGACCCCAACATCGGCTCCCTCTACAACGCCGAGGGCATCTCCCTGGACGCGGTGCGCGAGCACGTGTCCAGGATGCTGGCACCGTGCAACGCCACCGTCATCGCCACCGGGCGATTCAACGCGAAGGCACTGCGCAAGCTCGTGTCCGGCTTCCGCGGCGGTGTCGCCCTCGAGCACCCACGTCCCAAGCTCAAGCTGCCCTACCAGCGCCGCGTGCTCGCCTCGCGCGAGGTGCAGGTCCTCGCCTACCCCATCCACCTCCAGACGCCCCGTGAGGCGGCGGCGGCACGCGTCCTCGCGTCGTTGCTGGAGGAGCGGCTCTTCCAGCAGCTCCGCAACGCCGCGGTGGGCTACAGCTTCACCTCCGCGCCCCTGCTCACCACCCGGCTCGATGCGCTCGCACTCGTCCTTCCGGCCGCGGAGAGTTCGGGCATCGATCTGGGCCCCTTCCTGCGTGAAGAGATGCACGCGGTGAGTCAGGGCCAGCTCGAGCCCGGTACCTTCGAACGCCACCAGCAGTCCACCCTCGTCCGGCTGCGGCTGGCCGACCGCGACCCGCGCCGGGTGGCCGAGGAGCTCCGGACCGCCCGCCAGCGTCCGGCCTGGTACGGCCCCGAGCTGCCCACGCACATCCAATCCCTCACCCCCGAGGCCCTGCGCGAGGTGGCTTCCACCTGGCTGCGCGAGGAGTCCTCCATCCAGATCCACTTCGTCACGGACCTGGAGGGCCGGAAGTGA
- a CDS encoding toxin-antitoxin system YwqK family antitoxin, whose amino-acid sequence MEDEGSSGLELDLDGGWKDPSTSPPPPPPPPKPEVRKPAPAAPVAKPATPVEDEEPVVHRVGPRGLFALGVLGLVGTGVVLITQAALPERFPSLLAMTVWVTALTWVPSDFFPASAWVLALLPWGLFALALSMGHLLARRARVPFEQDAVQWVALALLPGVHLVGGPFVLGELGLTAESQTSGLRLHLKVKTVVAVVLHVLAVVLGIRAARDSGEFLLLAAMVVRALSVAAFAVVLVGMGRALQVLMRASDELVASGGTGRGWGPAARMGGSRRPLVMAAWAGALGATVVAIPGVWFFQREARTCAPGTEPSHTEGFEERRVSACVLPDGRKQGAEHVRAANGRLLERGEYREGKRHGLFRTWNEQGVLLEELSYAEGLPDGKWKLYWPDGQRALEMGYAKGTLEGENTTYYTNGNPRYRRTYQKGVVHGRHASWFESGLVEVEGAFNQGRPSGWWVRRNAEGRVVKQWSEGGLSADEATAGVSAIFMGDATLASSRVTAPSDVAELRAGHTQAWWQKRLAQLKGKAGKDPKSAALYELTLQRARANGFVIREKSEGVELSLEPVH is encoded by the coding sequence GTGGAAGACGAAGGGAGCTCCGGGTTGGAGCTGGATCTGGACGGGGGATGGAAGGACCCATCCACCTCGCCACCTCCTCCTCCGCCTCCTCCCAAGCCCGAGGTGAGGAAGCCCGCACCCGCGGCTCCTGTCGCGAAGCCGGCGACGCCGGTCGAGGACGAGGAGCCGGTGGTGCATCGGGTTGGGCCCCGGGGACTGTTCGCCCTGGGCGTGCTGGGGCTGGTGGGGACGGGAGTCGTGCTGATCACCCAGGCCGCGCTGCCGGAGCGCTTTCCCTCGTTGCTGGCGATGACCGTGTGGGTGACCGCGCTCACTTGGGTACCCTCGGACTTCTTTCCGGCCTCGGCGTGGGTGCTGGCACTGCTGCCCTGGGGCCTGTTCGCGCTGGCCTTGTCCATGGGGCACCTGCTGGCACGGCGTGCCCGCGTGCCGTTCGAGCAGGACGCGGTGCAGTGGGTGGCACTCGCGCTCCTGCCGGGAGTGCACCTGGTGGGCGGGCCGTTCGTGCTGGGCGAGCTGGGGCTGACCGCCGAGTCCCAGACGTCAGGACTCCGTCTCCACTTGAAGGTGAAGACGGTGGTGGCCGTGGTGCTCCATGTGCTCGCGGTGGTGCTCGGGATTCGAGCGGCGCGTGATTCCGGGGAGTTCCTCCTCCTGGCGGCGATGGTGGTGCGGGCGCTGTCGGTGGCGGCCTTCGCCGTGGTGCTGGTCGGGATGGGACGGGCACTCCAGGTGCTGATGCGCGCCAGTGATGAGCTCGTGGCCTCGGGTGGAACGGGACGGGGATGGGGCCCGGCGGCGCGCATGGGAGGGTCGAGGAGACCGCTCGTCATGGCGGCGTGGGCGGGGGCGCTGGGGGCCACGGTGGTGGCGATCCCGGGAGTGTGGTTCTTCCAGAGGGAGGCGAGGACCTGCGCGCCGGGAACGGAGCCGAGCCACACGGAGGGCTTCGAGGAGCGGCGGGTGAGCGCGTGCGTGTTGCCGGATGGACGGAAGCAAGGGGCGGAGCACGTGCGAGCCGCGAACGGACGGCTGCTGGAGCGCGGCGAGTACCGGGAGGGAAAGCGGCACGGCCTCTTCCGCACGTGGAACGAGCAGGGCGTGTTGCTGGAGGAACTGTCCTACGCGGAGGGGCTGCCGGACGGGAAGTGGAAGCTGTACTGGCCGGACGGGCAGCGCGCGCTGGAGATGGGGTACGCGAAAGGCACGCTCGAGGGGGAGAACACCACGTACTACACGAATGGGAACCCGAGGTACCGGAGGACGTACCAGAAGGGCGTGGTGCATGGCCGGCACGCGAGTTGGTTCGAGTCGGGGCTGGTGGAGGTGGAGGGCGCGTTCAACCAGGGGAGGCCCTCGGGGTGGTGGGTGAGGCGGAACGCGGAGGGGAGGGTGGTGAAGCAGTGGAGCGAGGGAGGACTGAGCGCGGACGAAGCGACGGCGGGCGTGTCCGCCATCTTCATGGGAGATGCCACGCTGGCCTCGTCGCGGGTGACGGCCCCGTCCGACGTGGCCGAATTGCGAGCAGGCCATACACAGGCGTGGTGGCAGAAGCGGCTCGCCCAACTCAAGGGCAAAGCAGGGAAGGACCCGAAGAGCGCGGCGCTTTATGAGCTCACATTGCAGCGGGCCCGGGCCAACGGCTTCGTGATCCGCGAGAAGTCCGAGGGCGTGGAGCTCTCGCTGGAGCCCGTGCACTGA
- a CDS encoding TonB-dependent receptor, with the protein MKARRSPRATGAIVAAGLSYGSVASADSVILGTVLDAETRNPVPDVVITATSPGLQGEQAVVTDAQGQYRLPQLPPGVYVLRFDKEAFSPYSRSDIHLRLDRTLRVNVELLPENASRTLTLDFKGVAPTLDVGSTATGLNVDQDFIRRIAVNRPGGKAGAARSFESLAELAPGAQNDAYGVSINGATSPENGYVVDGLSNNDPAFGVNASPLSVEFVQDINIITGGYMPEYGRSTGGVLNAVTKSGSNEFHGSVFGTVTPGAFEAARTQVVSASSVIAGRNALDVLGDVGATLGGPLLEDKLWFFAGVSPNYSHYTHTRSINAYQTELDASGKVVVKTNDRGINLFTEIPGSVRRIGAQARSLQYLGKLTYLFNPDHHLSLSVSGTPTTTGGRGTLSINPLTGLVPPLLSGNPDAENFYTEAASSTTSTALKYSGSSADKRLLLDATLGWFHQTSSLLPSDGSRVGSTSGLAGLAAVNYSAPRPIHTYEPDLTEARTACTQNGETTGLVACPVYSYLAGGPGYINTARLDRVQANAKATYLLEALGTHVFKLGADVELLRYENLKAYSGSVYLLEATNGANWVDVRRYGYLSGPDMATSLPSLYSVTGSNTSGGFLQDSWTIGQRVTLNVGVRYDTQWLYGGDGKLAFTLPHELSPRLGVVVDPLANGRMKLYANFARYYEQMPINVLDRAFPLEPRYVAKHAAGVGRCDPATLPTREGQATCLADSNLELFNGDAGPALSDPSFLHFGGKADLVPVEPTLQPQSSDELLLGAEYELLTHLRVGASYMHRSMNMIIEDMSRDGGNSRFLGNPGVGFAQEFPKGMRDYDAVTVFLSHTFSEGWLAQASYTWSRLYGNYSGLFRPENNQLDPNFNSDFDLVTLMENREGLLPFDRPHAIKLFGAREFDISRELSASLGLSYRGNSGIPISHLGAHPIYGPKEAFILARGSAGRTPWVHTVDANAGVNYRLSKTHVLSLSVDVFNLFNFQQVTSVDEAYTFQGVLPITGGKAAGGVLTADQVTVLDPATGLPAGKLSADDVNKNFKQPTAYQSPRQIRLGLRYTF; encoded by the coding sequence ATGAAGGCAAGACGGAGTCCGCGGGCCACGGGTGCGATCGTGGCCGCGGGGTTGTCCTATGGATCGGTGGCGAGCGCGGACAGCGTGATTCTCGGAACGGTGCTCGACGCCGAGACCAGGAATCCAGTTCCGGACGTGGTCATCACGGCCACCTCGCCTGGACTCCAAGGGGAACAGGCGGTGGTGACGGACGCCCAAGGGCAGTACCGCCTTCCCCAGCTCCCGCCGGGCGTGTACGTCCTGCGCTTCGACAAGGAAGCCTTCAGCCCCTACTCCCGCTCGGACATCCATCTGCGGCTGGACCGCACCTTGCGCGTCAACGTGGAACTGCTGCCCGAGAACGCCTCGCGGACCCTCACGCTCGACTTCAAGGGCGTGGCGCCGACCCTCGACGTGGGCTCGACGGCGACGGGCCTCAACGTCGACCAGGACTTCATCCGGCGCATCGCCGTGAACCGTCCGGGTGGCAAGGCGGGCGCCGCCCGCTCCTTCGAGAGCCTCGCCGAGCTGGCGCCGGGCGCCCAGAACGACGCGTATGGCGTGTCCATCAACGGCGCCACCTCGCCGGAGAACGGGTACGTGGTGGATGGCCTGTCCAACAACGATCCCGCCTTCGGCGTCAACGCGAGCCCCTTGAGCGTGGAGTTCGTGCAGGACATCAACATCATCACCGGCGGCTACATGCCGGAGTACGGCCGCTCCACGGGCGGGGTGCTCAACGCGGTGACGAAGTCCGGCTCCAACGAGTTCCACGGTTCCGTCTTTGGCACCGTCACCCCGGGCGCCTTCGAGGCCGCCCGGACCCAGGTGGTCAGCGCCTCCTCGGTGATCGCCGGCCGCAACGCCCTGGACGTGCTGGGCGACGTGGGCGCCACCCTCGGCGGTCCCCTCCTCGAGGACAAGCTGTGGTTCTTCGCCGGGGTGTCTCCCAATTACAGCCACTACACGCACACGCGTTCGATCAACGCCTACCAGACGGAACTCGACGCCTCGGGCAAGGTCGTGGTGAAGACAAATGACCGCGGCATCAACCTGTTCACGGAGATTCCAGGCTCGGTGCGGCGGATCGGCGCCCAGGCGCGAAGCCTGCAGTACCTCGGCAAGCTGACGTATTTGTTCAACCCGGATCACCACCTCTCCCTGTCCGTCTCGGGCACGCCGACCACGACGGGGGGACGGGGCACCCTCTCCATCAACCCGTTGACGGGCCTCGTGCCCCCACTCCTCTCCGGCAACCCCGACGCCGAGAACTTCTATACCGAGGCGGCGTCGAGCACGACGTCCACCGCGCTCAAGTACTCGGGCTCCTCCGCCGACAAGAGACTCCTCCTCGACGCCACCCTCGGCTGGTTCCACCAGACGTCGTCCCTGCTGCCCTCGGACGGCTCGCGGGTGGGGTCCACCTCGGGCCTGGCGGGCCTGGCGGCGGTCAACTACAGCGCCCCGCGGCCCATCCACACCTACGAGCCCGATCTCACCGAGGCCCGGACGGCGTGCACCCAGAACGGCGAGACGACGGGGCTCGTGGCCTGCCCGGTGTACTCGTACCTCGCGGGAGGGCCCGGCTACATCAACACGGCCCGGCTGGACCGCGTCCAGGCCAACGCCAAGGCCACCTACCTGCTCGAGGCCCTGGGCACCCATGTGTTCAAGCTGGGCGCGGACGTGGAGTTGCTGCGCTATGAGAATCTCAAGGCCTACTCGGGGTCCGTGTACCTGCTCGAGGCAACCAACGGGGCCAACTGGGTGGACGTCCGCCGCTACGGCTATCTGTCCGGCCCGGACATGGCCACCAGCCTGCCCTCCCTGTATTCGGTGACCGGCAGCAACACGTCGGGCGGCTTCCTGCAGGACAGTTGGACGATCGGCCAGCGCGTGACGCTCAACGTCGGCGTGCGCTACGACACCCAGTGGCTCTACGGCGGTGACGGCAAACTGGCCTTCACGCTGCCCCACGAGCTCTCCCCGCGCCTGGGCGTGGTCGTGGACCCGCTGGCCAACGGCCGCATGAAGCTGTACGCCAACTTCGCGCGCTACTACGAGCAGATGCCCATCAACGTGCTGGACCGCGCCTTCCCGCTCGAGCCGCGCTATGTGGCCAAGCATGCCGCGGGCGTGGGCAGGTGCGATCCGGCCACCCTCCCAACGCGGGAAGGTCAGGCCACCTGCCTGGCGGACTCCAACCTGGAGCTGTTCAACGGCGACGCGGGCCCCGCGCTCTCCGACCCGAGCTTCCTGCACTTCGGCGGCAAGGCCGACCTCGTGCCCGTGGAGCCCACCCTCCAACCCCAGTCCTCGGACGAGCTGCTGCTGGGCGCCGAGTACGAGTTGCTGACCCACCTCCGCGTCGGTGCGTCCTACATGCACCGCTCCATGAACATGATCATCGAGGACATGAGCCGGGATGGGGGCAACTCGCGCTTCCTGGGCAACCCGGGCGTGGGCTTCGCCCAGGAGTTCCCCAAGGGGATGCGCGACTACGACGCGGTGACGGTGTTCCTCAGCCACACCTTCAGCGAGGGCTGGCTGGCGCAGGCGAGCTACACCTGGTCACGGCTGTATGGCAATTACTCGGGTCTGTTCCGCCCGGAGAACAATCAATTGGATCCGAACTTCAACTCGGACTTCGACCTGGTGACGCTGATGGAGAATCGCGAGGGACTCCTGCCCTTCGACCGGCCCCATGCCATCAAGCTGTTTGGCGCCAGGGAGTTCGACATCTCCCGGGAGCTGAGCGCGAGCCTGGGGCTGTCGTACCGCGGCAACTCCGGCATTCCCATCAGCCACCTCGGCGCGCACCCGATCTACGGCCCCAAGGAGGCGTTCATCCTGGCCCGTGGCTCGGCGGGCCGCACGCCGTGGGTGCACACCGTCGATGCGAATGCCGGGGTGAATTACCGCCTGAGCAAGACGCACGTGCTGTCGCTCAGCGTGGACGTGTTCAACCTCTTCAACTTCCAGCAGGTCACGAGCGTGGACGAGGCCTATACCTTCCAGGGCGTGCTCCCCATCACGGGGGGCAAGGCGGCCGGAGGGGTCCTGACGGCGGACCAGGTCACCGTCCTCGACCCCGCCACGGGCCTGCCCGCCGGCAAGCTGTCCGCGGACGACGTGAACAAGAACTTCAAACAACCCACCGCCTACCAGAGCCCGCGGCAGATCCGGCTGGGCCTCAGGTACACCTTCTAG
- a CDS encoding TIGR02269 family lipoprotein — MSFLCSRVGLVLLGVLLSACASSALTVREAGAPEVVSSSWAEARADATCVVPLCDEEHSAIWRCQDVVEAEAHPVLLAQAMVPAPAPAPMFRMPLVQGPSASRWWGHPLAVPAGVEPVFEIPWHNWKTRGLSAPRLFRHQCLSPPREPFEKHHIFPQQKELAEWFGSRDIDIHAFTIRLPRSFHQWLHSGEPKGGQWNEAWRQFVRKNRTIANVEDIWRFAGELMMRFGVNGPFVPYSCDER; from the coding sequence ATGAGCTTTTTGTGCTCCAGAGTGGGGCTCGTGCTCCTCGGCGTGCTGCTGAGCGCCTGTGCTTCCTCCGCGCTCACGGTGCGTGAGGCCGGGGCGCCCGAGGTCGTGTCCTCTTCATGGGCGGAGGCCCGCGCGGACGCCACGTGCGTGGTGCCGCTGTGCGACGAGGAGCACAGTGCCATCTGGCGTTGCCAGGACGTGGTGGAAGCGGAGGCCCACCCCGTGCTGCTGGCGCAGGCGATGGTTCCGGCGCCCGCGCCCGCCCCGATGTTCCGCATGCCCTTGGTGCAGGGCCCCAGTGCAAGCCGCTGGTGGGGACATCCTCTCGCCGTGCCCGCGGGTGTGGAGCCTGTATTCGAAATCCCCTGGCACAACTGGAAGACGCGGGGGCTGAGCGCGCCCAGGCTCTTCCGCCACCAGTGCCTCTCCCCTCCGCGCGAGCCCTTCGAGAAGCACCACATCTTCCCGCAGCAAAAGGAATTGGCTGAATGGTTTGGCAGCAGGGATATCGATATCCACGCCTTCACCATCCGGCTGCCGAGGAGTTTCCACCAATGGCTGCACAGTGGAGAACCCAAGGGAGGGCAATGGAATGAAGCGTGGCGGCAGTTCGTAAGGAAGAACCGCACCATCGCCAACGTGGAGGACATCTGGCGGTTCGCGGGTGAACTCATGATGCGGTTTGGAGTGAATGGTCCATTCGTGCCCTACTCTTGCGATGAGCGGTAG
- a CDS encoding double-CXXCG motif protein has protein sequence MRYFTIDEDRAAGLTGFVDAAHKWKLPGIRNCPVCKSTWSAGFAYPCVDLTPVAALADFEKARPEPIEEYERLCELVRPLLPPGALLEPGTTFGPLVGRGQGRFGQLVSPYPWWLLARREALVKIQAEGLRGLEGCHTEVRFRQRNSPELLELQILPMGRLHRDCLPHHQPPCSRCGRGRTPLPDDLLVDATTIQRDLDLFRLEDFSTVIVCTERFADACQRLGLDGVAFKPLPSKKSR, from the coding sequence ATGCGATATTTCACCATCGACGAGGACAGAGCCGCGGGCCTCACGGGCTTCGTTGACGCTGCACACAAGTGGAAGCTGCCAGGCATCCGCAATTGTCCAGTCTGCAAGTCCACCTGGAGTGCCGGGTTCGCTTATCCCTGCGTGGACCTGACCCCAGTGGCCGCCTTGGCCGATTTCGAGAAGGCCCGGCCCGAGCCCATCGAGGAGTACGAACGACTGTGTGAACTGGTTCGTCCCCTGCTGCCTCCTGGTGCGCTGTTGGAACCGGGTACGACGTTCGGCCCACTGGTTGGTAGGGGCCAGGGTCGTTTCGGGCAGCTGGTGTCTCCTTATCCCTGGTGGCTCCTGGCGCGGCGCGAGGCGCTGGTGAAGATTCAGGCAGAGGGCTTGCGAGGACTCGAGGGGTGCCACACCGAGGTGCGTTTCCGCCAGCGCAACTCGCCCGAGTTGCTCGAACTGCAAATCCTCCCAATGGGCCGACTGCACCGGGATTGCCTGCCTCATCATCAACCGCCCTGCTCGCGCTGTGGTCGGGGCCGTACTCCCCTGCCCGATGACCTCCTGGTGGATGCCACCACGATTCAGCGGGACCTGGATTTATTCCGATTGGAGGATTTCTCCACGGTGATCGTCTGCACCGAGCGCTTTGCCGACGCCTGCCAACGCCTGGGCTTGGACGGCGTTGCCTTCAAGCCGCTGCCGTCGAAGAAGAGCCGCTGA
- the lepB gene encoding signal peptidase I, which produces MTTISSPPVSRWRRLLAVLLSITTPGCGHVLWGRWRRGLVWLGALLLAQASLPLTGSAGLLLGLGVILGAAVDVARLPPPEAGVPRLWRVLLTLVGFWMGSGIVASTTRRWLAEPFTIPSASMQPTLLPGDQFYTDKRVASPWGRPLERGEVIVFQHPAQREQRYVMRAVALAGEAVEVRCGRLSIDGQAVDSRPSSEEASCLDSMDFPTSDGCPEGMETRETGCVVPEGHVFMLGDNRDNSWDSRFWGPLPVENVVGAVRFIHFSWTPGEGIRWARLGTQVR; this is translated from the coding sequence ATGACGACGATCTCCTCGCCCCCTGTCTCTCGTTGGCGCCGCTTGCTGGCGGTGCTGCTCAGCATCACCACCCCGGGCTGTGGCCACGTGCTGTGGGGCCGCTGGCGGCGGGGGCTCGTGTGGCTGGGGGCCTTGTTGTTGGCGCAGGCCTCGCTGCCACTCACGGGCTCCGCCGGGCTGCTGCTCGGGCTCGGGGTAATCCTCGGCGCGGCGGTGGACGTGGCGAGGCTGCCTCCGCCGGAGGCGGGCGTACCGCGGCTGTGGCGGGTGCTGCTGACCCTGGTGGGCTTCTGGATGGGGTCCGGCATCGTGGCGAGCACGACCCGGAGGTGGCTGGCCGAGCCCTTCACCATTCCCTCCGCCTCGATGCAGCCCACACTCCTCCCAGGAGACCAGTTCTATACGGACAAGCGGGTGGCGAGTCCGTGGGGTCGGCCGTTGGAGAGAGGCGAGGTCATCGTCTTCCAGCATCCCGCGCAGCGCGAGCAGCGCTACGTCATGCGCGCGGTGGCGTTGGCGGGTGAGGCGGTGGAGGTGCGCTGCGGACGGCTCTCCATCGACGGCCAGGCGGTGGACAGCCGCCCCTCCAGCGAGGAGGCCTCCTGCCTGGACTCCATGGACTTCCCCACGAGCGACGGGTGCCCGGAGGGAATGGAGACACGCGAGACGGGGTGCGTGGTGCCCGAGGGACACGTCTTCATGCTCGGGGACAACCGGGACAACTCCTGGGACTCCCGCTTCTGGGGGCCACTGCCGGTGGAGAACGTGGTGGGCGCGGTGCGCTTCATCCACTTCTCGTGGACACCAGGAGAAGGAATTCGTTGGGCGCGGCTCGGCACCCAGGTGCGCTGA
- a CDS encoding AHH domain-containing protein translates to MTLNDPANLVKVKGHRGPHPEQYHQQIRDALQLATDGCVGVAQCRERLTRALGRLGVECSTPGTRLNQWITTPTAR, encoded by the coding sequence ATGACGTTGAACGACCCTGCCAATCTGGTGAAGGTCAAGGGCCACAGGGGCCCGCATCCCGAGCAGTATCATCAGCAGATTCGTGACGCACTACAGCTCGCGACGGATGGCTGCGTCGGCGTGGCGCAATGCCGTGAACGACTCACGAGAGCGCTTGGGCGGTTGGGCGTGGAGTGCTCGACTCCTGGAACAAGGCTGAACCAGTGGATTACGACGCCAACCGCAAGATAG
- a CDS encoding imm11 family protein → MRYFQLMDDVNVPGGWILGTPTDERTGQPLSGVFLAGHPLRVNGPVRIPFLQPGRALDFSLADTAPIVHTKVASVLAELAPADVQLIPANVETQPEQYCLLNVLRIVKCIDDAACEEVNYWTPEDGVPEKTGRYFSVYGLRTAPTQVGGARIFRPWGWEIALIVAESIKEAMQRLGVTGARFGEV, encoded by the coding sequence ATGCGCTACTTCCAGCTGATGGACGACGTGAATGTCCCTGGTGGATGGATACTGGGAACCCCGACCGATGAGCGGACGGGCCAGCCTCTGAGTGGCGTATTTCTCGCGGGTCATCCACTTCGCGTTAACGGGCCTGTTCGAATTCCCTTCCTCCAGCCCGGAAGAGCGCTCGACTTCTCCCTGGCGGATACAGCGCCGATCGTCCACACGAAGGTGGCCTCGGTCCTGGCCGAGCTGGCGCCAGCCGATGTGCAACTCATCCCGGCGAACGTTGAGACACAGCCCGAGCAGTATTGCCTCTTGAATGTGCTGCGCATCGTGAAGTGCATCGATGATGCCGCTTGCGAAGAGGTCAATTACTGGACGCCCGAAGACGGTGTTCCAGAGAAGACCGGGCGATACTTTTCCGTGTACGGCTTGAGAACCGCTCCCACACAGGTCGGAGGCGCCCGGATCTTCCGTCCCTGGGGATGGGAGATTGCCCTCATCGTCGCGGAAAGCATAAAGGAGGCAATGCAACGACTGGGCGTGACGGGTGCCCGGTTCGGGGAGGTTTGA